A region of Silurus meridionalis isolate SWU-2019-XX chromosome 15, ASM1480568v1, whole genome shotgun sequence DNA encodes the following proteins:
- the mmp17a gene encoding matrix metalloproteinase-17 isoform X3 produces the protein MDWLSKFGYLPPADPVTGQLQTKEALTKAIKAMQRFGGLEETGVFDQATLGLMKTPRCSLPDMSETETTSSRRRRALSPQKKWAKRHLSWRVRTFPKESAVLGRETVRALMYYALKVWSDITPLNFHEVAGNKADIQIDFTKADHNDGYPFDGPGGTVAHAFFPGERFTAGDTHFDDDEAWTFRSPDSHGMDLFAVAVHEFGHAIGLAHTSAIESIMRPYYQGPVGDPLKYDLPYEDKVRVWQLYGVRDSVSHTARPDASSHTDDPPVLMDLPENKSTVPPARDAPDRCTSQFDAVAQIRGEAFFFKGKYFWRLTRDRHLVSLRPTQIQRFWRGLPANLDSIDAVYERPGDHKIVFFKGMKYWVFKDNIVEEGYPRLISDFGLPIEGVDAAFVWMHNDKTYFFKDNHYWRYDDHLRHMDQGYPKDTSLWKGIPSQLDDAMRWSDSASYFFKGKEYWRVVGSDMEVEAGYPRPIGIDWLICKDMQSDAPETRNNETGSQLTGQHHTDHAENGYEVCSCTSDSGSSASPRLQLAPAWPLVAFLILTHTLTCGAL, from the exons accAGGCCACCTTGGGGTTAATGAAGACGCCACGCTGCTCACTGCCAGACATGTCGGAGACGGAGACAACGTCTAGCAGGAGAAGGCGAGCCCTTTCACCTCAGAAAAAGTGGGCCAAGAGACACCTGTCCTGGAG GGTGCGGACGTTTCCCAAGGAGTCAGCTGTACTAGGGAGGGAAACCGTACGAGCCCTGATGTACTACGCTCTGAAGGTGTGGAGTGACATCACGCCGCTTAACTTCCACGAGGTGGCGGGCAACAAGGCGGACATCCAGATCGACTTCACCAAAGCAGACCACAATGACGGATACCCATTTGACGGCCCTGGTGGGACTGTAGCTCACGCCTTCTTCCCAGGAGAACGTTTCACTGCTGGGGATACCCactttgatgatgatgaggctTGGACTTTTAGGTCTCCAG ATTCGCATGGCATGGACCTGTTTGCTGTGGCGGTACACGAGTTTGGCCACGCCATTGGACTCGCGCATACGTCTGCCATTGAGTCCATCATGCGTCCGTACTACCAAGGGCCAGTGGGAGACCCGCTGAAGTACGATCTCCCTTATGAGGACAAAGTGCGAGTCTGGCAGCTTTATG GTGTAAGGGACTCGGTCTCCCACACAGCTCGTCCTGATGCTTCATCTCATACAGATGATCCGCCTGTTCTAATGGACCTGCCGGAAAACAAATCCACAGTGCC GCCAGCACGTGATGCCCCTGACAGATGTACCAGTCAGTTCGATGCAGTGGCTCAAATCCGAGGggaggcctttttttttaaag ggaaGTATTTTTGGCGGCTGACTCGGGATAGGCACCTGGTGTCTTTGAGGCCAACCCAAATCCAACGCTTCTGGAGAGGTCTACCTGCCAACCTGGATAGCATTGATGCTGTGTATGAGAGGCCTGGAGACCATAAGATCGTCTTTTTTAAAG GAATGAAGTATTGGGTATTCAAGGACAACATTGTGGAAGAAGGCTACCCACGGCTAATCAGTGATTTCGGCCTGCCTATAGAGGGTGTCGACGCTGCCTTCGTCTGGATGCACAATGACAAGACGTACTTCTTTAAAGACAACCATTACTGGCGCTATGACGACCATCTGCGGCATATGGACCAGGGATACCCAAAGGATACGTCGCTATGGAAAGGGATTCCATCTCAGCTAGACGATGCCATGCGCTGGTCTGACA GTGCCTCATACTTCTTCAAGGGTAAGGAGTACTGGCGAGTAGTAGGAAGCGATATGGAGGTCGAGGCAGGGTATCCTCGCCCCATCGGAATAGACTGGCTGATCTGCAAGGACATGCAGTCGGACGCCCCGGAGACAAGGAACAATGAGACAGGCTCACAGCTCACCGGGCAGCACCACACGGACCACGCCGAAAACGGCTACGAGGTGTGTTCCTGTACCTCCGACTCCGGCTCGTCTGCAAGCCCACGCCTGCAGCTCGCACCTGCCTGGCCGCTGGTCGCCTTTTTAATACTgacacacaccctcacatgTGGTGCACTCTGA